From one Butyricimonas faecihominis genomic stretch:
- a CDS encoding ComEA family DNA-binding protein has protein sequence MFIRKSEKKGIITLGILTMALFVLPRTIHKSECPVFLIPYSRLSDTTQTVSPKPLVIELNSADSTALVSIRGIGPYYASKILRYREQLGGFHATRQLKEMKFQYLNNIDSLLPHFSVNPALIRKKELDTMSFKSVLHHPYLVYEDVQLIFNAKRKYGKINYSILESQKVLPLFKLKKIKPYFK, from the coding sequence ATGTTTATCAGAAAATCGGAGAAAAAAGGAATCATAACATTGGGCATTCTTACTATGGCATTATTCGTGCTACCACGAACCATTCACAAGAGTGAATGCCCGGTCTTCCTAATTCCCTATTCCCGACTTTCTGATACGACACAAACCGTCTCCCCAAAACCTCTTGTAATCGAACTCAATTCCGCCGACAGCACGGCATTGGTCAGTATCCGGGGCATTGGCCCATACTACGCCAGCAAAATCCTGCGTTACCGGGAACAACTGGGCGGTTTTCACGCCACCCGTCAACTCAAAGAAATGAAATTTCAATACCTGAATAATATAGATTCATTACTTCCCCATTTCTCCGTGAACCCCGCGCTGATCCGGAAAAAGGAACTGGACACCATGAGTTTTAAATCCGTTCTACATCATCCCTATCTAGTGTACGAAGATGTTCAACTCATCTTCAACGCCAAACGGAAATACGGCAAAATCAACTACTCTATCCTAGAATCCCAAAAAGTTTTACCATTATTTAAACTCAAAAAAATAAAACCTTACTTCAAATAA
- a CDS encoding S41 family peptidase, translating to MNTSKILFSLFLVLSLLVSCEKDNNHSEDDELATRMNQFIQSNLSTFYLWYDEIPNIKPESKKDPKEYFKVLLSSKDKWSLITDDANGLLEEMAGTGETYGYGLAYGRFKDSDKCFAIVQYVYPGSPAAEKLKRGDIIVELNSQSFTESDLSKLTNPGTLHLGMGKQEGDAIAPSGKTVTITSRKMDADPVLITKLFERGNHKIGYLMYTNFTKTFNTSIVKAFNEFKEAGITDLVLDLRYNHGGDDDASTFLCSAIVPKEKAVVGTLLSKETWNSPCQEIFESDSQYENLLNRFFVETNCNLDLPSQKVYILTSGETVSASEYTIACLKAFMDVELVGTKTYGKYVTMYAFSPQYEENGKLVADKELANWLIFPVCSRFTNIDGYPNSLEGMTPQHEVKEDLFNGIQLGDENEPLLAEALALISGTRRMQVKGRSIETSPVFNMLPKSFNDIKSNRIIHVK from the coding sequence ATGAATACATCAAAAATTCTATTTTCTTTATTCCTTGTGCTATCTCTTTTAGTTTCCTGTGAGAAAGATAACAATCACTCGGAAGACGATGAATTAGCCACACGGATGAATCAATTCATTCAGAGCAATTTATCTACATTCTACTTGTGGTATGACGAAATACCGAACATTAAACCGGAATCAAAAAAAGACCCGAAAGAATATTTCAAGGTCCTCCTTTCCTCCAAAGACAAATGGTCCCTGATCACTGATGATGCCAACGGACTTCTGGAAGAAATGGCTGGAACAGGGGAAACTTATGGCTACGGGCTTGCTTACGGGCGATTCAAGGACAGTGACAAATGTTTTGCCATCGTCCAATACGTTTATCCCGGTTCTCCGGCTGCCGAAAAACTGAAACGAGGAGACATTATCGTAGAATTGAACTCGCAAAGCTTTACAGAAAGCGACCTCAGCAAACTTACCAATCCCGGGACCCTCCACTTGGGAATGGGAAAACAAGAAGGGGATGCCATAGCTCCTTCGGGAAAGACCGTCACCATCACTTCCCGGAAAATGGATGCAGACCCCGTTCTTATAACCAAACTCTTCGAACGGGGAAACCACAAAATCGGCTACCTCATGTACACCAATTTCACGAAAACATTCAACACCAGTATTGTAAAAGCCTTCAACGAATTTAAGGAAGCCGGGATTACCGATCTTGTACTCGACCTCAGGTACAATCACGGAGGCGACGATGACGCCTCCACATTCCTATGCAGCGCGATTGTTCCCAAAGAAAAAGCCGTGGTAGGTACACTTCTCTCCAAAGAAACATGGAATTCGCCCTGCCAAGAAATATTTGAAAGTGACTCCCAATACGAAAACTTACTTAACAGGTTTTTCGTGGAAACCAATTGCAATCTGGATTTACCTTCCCAGAAAGTATATATCTTAACCTCTGGCGAGACTGTTTCAGCCTCCGAGTACACGATTGCCTGCCTTAAAGCATTTATGGATGTCGAACTCGTGGGAACAAAGACTTACGGAAAATACGTCACCATGTACGCTTTCTCCCCGCAATATGAAGAAAATGGGAAATTAGTGGCAGATAAAGAACTGGCCAACTGGTTAATATTTCCGGTATGCTCCCGATTCACCAATATCGACGGGTATCCCAACTCCTTGGAAGGCATGACACCCCAACACGAGGTTAAAGAGGATCTTTTCAACGGCATTCAACTTGGCGATGAAAACGAACCCTTACTGGCAGAGGCCTTAGCCCTCATTTCCGGAACACGGCGAATGCAAGTAAAAGGCAGAAGCATTGAAACATCCCCTGTATTTAACATGCTCCCAAAATCATTCAATGACATCAAAAGCAACCGGATAATTCACGTAAAATAA
- a CDS encoding AsmA family protein, producing MKKVFITLAIIIVLIIVTLMVIPVFFKSDILRLIEEKSSKYIQAELAIGDVHLSMFKNFPNLSVSLDNVVISKEETNTRDTLINIPLFEASVNLRSLISGKEIIINNILLKDCDFMPKVNAEGKANWDIMVPSDTTEVKTEETPVETTEESSSETAIAFNNIEVRNLMLNYQDEQALTFARVDAVNMALQGNFSETNTILNVLLELKNIYLRQGKSVWVNNTDFNWQAEIGANLKELQFNIKKNDMSLNDLKLDLTGNIDIDDDKYTMDLNLNAPDTKFESLLALIPKDFQKEIEGVKTSGEFQLSLSAKGEYYENHLPAFDLRFNILNANLKYPDLPNRLKKSI from the coding sequence ATGAAAAAAGTATTTATAACACTAGCAATTATTATCGTGCTAATTATTGTCACACTGATGGTTATACCCGTCTTTTTCAAAAGTGACATCCTACGATTAATCGAGGAAAAATCCTCAAAATACATCCAAGCCGAACTAGCTATCGGGGACGTGCATCTGAGCATGTTCAAGAACTTCCCGAACCTAAGCGTATCCTTGGATAACGTGGTCATTTCCAAGGAAGAAACGAACACACGGGACACTTTAATCAATATTCCTCTTTTCGAGGCATCCGTAAATTTACGTTCCTTAATTTCCGGTAAAGAAATCATAATCAATAACATTTTATTAAAAGATTGTGATTTTATGCCCAAAGTCAATGCCGAAGGAAAAGCCAACTGGGACATCATGGTTCCTTCCGACACGACAGAGGTGAAAACAGAAGAAACTCCCGTGGAAACCACGGAAGAATCCAGTTCGGAAACTGCCATCGCTTTCAACAACATCGAAGTGCGCAACCTGATGTTAAACTACCAAGACGAACAAGCACTGACGTTTGCCCGGGTTGATGCCGTGAATATGGCTTTACAAGGAAATTTTTCCGAGACCAACACCATACTAAACGTGTTATTGGAACTCAAAAACATATATTTGCGTCAAGGCAAGAGTGTGTGGGTAAACAACACTGATTTCAACTGGCAAGCCGAAATCGGTGCCAACTTGAAAGAACTCCAATTCAACATCAAGAAAAATGATATGTCATTGAATGACTTGAAACTGGATTTAACCGGAAACATTGATATTGATGACGACAAATACACGATGGACTTGAATCTGAACGCACCCGACACGAAATTCGAAAGCCTGTTAGCGCTAATTCCCAAAGATTTCCAGAAAGAAATCGAGGGGGTCAAAACTTCCGGAGAATTCCAACTCAGCCTATCCGCGAAAGGGGAATATTACGAGAATCATCTTCCCGCTTTTGACTTGCGTTTCAACATTCTGAACGCAAATCTGAAGTACCCGGATCTCCCGAATCGGTTGAAAAAATCAATCTGA